A stretch of the Dehalococcoidales bacterium genome encodes the following:
- a CDS encoding DUF72 domain-containing protein, translating to METLQNIYVGTSGWSYPKGEGTWKGHFYPPGTTNELTYYSNFFNTVEINSSFYRPPDPRIAANWANAVPEGFLFSVKLWQKFTHPDMYQAATGQEAVISLADVDLFKSSIEPIAVAGQLGALLAQFPPGFTNTRQNQRTLREVVEAFRDYRLAVELRHRSWSDDAATARLLRESGTSWVRIDEPRFSSSVAQELPQTADHSYFRLHGRNREMWWKGNVETRYKYLYSAGEIAQLAEQVKQVGQKSNSTFIYFNNHWQAYAPRNAMDMMRALQLPLKAIPPMFLTLE from the coding sequence ATGGAAACCCTGCAAAATATATATGTTGGGACCTCGGGCTGGAGCTACCCCAAGGGGGAAGGTACCTGGAAGGGGCATTTTTACCCGCCGGGAACCACCAATGAACTCACCTACTACAGCAATTTTTTCAATACGGTAGAAATCAACAGTTCTTTTTACCGGCCGCCGGACCCGAGGATTGCTGCCAATTGGGCAAACGCCGTGCCGGAAGGCTTTCTATTTTCGGTAAAATTATGGCAGAAGTTTACCCATCCGGATATGTACCAGGCAGCTACTGGCCAGGAAGCGGTTATTTCTCTGGCTGATGTTGACCTGTTTAAATCTTCAATAGAGCCAATTGCCGTAGCCGGTCAATTGGGAGCCTTGCTTGCACAGTTTCCACCGGGTTTTACCAATACCCGCCAAAACCAGCGTACGTTGCGGGAAGTGGTAGAGGCTTTTCGGGATTACCGCCTGGCAGTGGAGCTTCGCCACCGCAGTTGGAGCGATGATGCCGCTACCGCCCGTTTGCTAAGAGAAAGCGGCACATCTTGGGTCAGGATAGATGAACCCAGGTTCAGTTCATCGGTTGCGCAGGAGCTTCCCCAGACGGCTGACCATAGCTATTTTCGCCTGCATGGCCGTAACCGGGAAATGTGGTGGAAAGGCAATGTAGAAACCCGCTACAAATACCTCTATTCGGCTGGCGAAATTGCCCAGTTGGCAGAACAGGTCAAGCAAGTTGGGCAAAAGTCCAACAGCACCTTTATTTATTTCAACAACCATTGGCAAGCCTATGCGCCCCGCAATGCAATGGATATGATGCGTGCGCTGCAGCTGCCATTAAAAGCCATTCCGCCCATGTTTTTAACACTGGAATAA
- a CDS encoding methyltransferase domain-containing protein has product MRISDETFDCIVHPTSNLFVPDVKPVWRECYRVLKSGGTLIAGFCNPIMYMFDLKLEQQGILQVKYAVSYSDQLYQYACYHTGIKTGLLSRAGRYNTR; this is encoded by the coding sequence ATCCGTATTTCAGATGAGACTTTTGACTGTATCGTCCATCCCACTTCCAATTTATTTGTGCCAGATGTAAAACCGGTATGGAGGGAGTGCTACCGGGTGCTAAAGTCAGGTGGAACACTGATTGCCGGGTTCTGCAACCCGATAATGTATATGTTTGATCTCAAGCTGGAGCAGCAGGGTATACTCCAGGTTAAATACGCAGTTTCGTATTCTGACCAGTTATACCAATACGCTTGTTACCACACGGGCATTAAAACCGGCTTGCTAAGCCGTGCAGGCCGGTACAATACAAGATAA